The Streptomyces sp. DG1A-41 genomic sequence CTGCATCCTGTGCGGCCTGTGCATCGAGGCGTGCCCCACACGCGCGCTCACGATGACGAACGAGTTCGAGCTGGCCGACTCCACCCGCGCCGACCTCATCTACACCAAGGAGCAGCTGCTCGCCGGTCTGGAGGAGGGCATGGTCGACACGCCCCACGCCATCTACCCGGGCACCGACGAACAGGACTACTACCGGGGCCTGGTCACCGAGGCCGCACCCGGTACGGAGCGGCAGGTCGCCCACTCCAAGGGCGAGGTCGTACAGGAGGCCGACTCGACCTTCGGCGGGACCGAGCCGGCGTCGGAGAAGGTGATCGGCCGATGACCGCCCAGCTCGCCGCCTACTCCACCTCCGGCGGAGAGGCCGTCCAGTTCTGGATCCTCGGCACGGTCGCGGTGATCGGCGCCCTGTGCACCATCCTCATGAAGAGGGCCGTGCACAGCGCCCTCTGCCTCGCCGGGACCATGATCATCCTGGCGGTGTTCTACCTCGCCAACGGCGCCTACTTCCTGGGCGTCGTACAGATCATCGTCTACACCGGCGCGATCATGATGCTGTTCTTGTTCGTGGTGATGCTCGTCGGCGTCACCGCGGCGGACTCCCTGAAGGAGACCATCAAGGGCCAGCGCTGGCTGGCCCTGCTGTGCGGGCTCGGCTTCGGCGTCCTGCTGATCGCCGGCATCGGCAACGCCTCCCTCAGCGAGTTCAACGGCATCGGCCAGGCGAACGCCGGCGGCAACGTGGAGGGCATCGCCGCCCTCCTCTTCACCCGGTACGTCTTCGCGTTCGAGATCACCGGCGCCCTGCTCATCACGGCCGCCGTCGGCGCCATGGTGCTCACCCACCGCGAGCG encodes the following:
- the nuoI gene encoding NADH-quinone oxidoreductase subunit NuoI, with the translated sequence MAEEPKDTKPGFQNPVAGFGVTFKAMFKKRLTEQYPEQQKTTAPRFHGRHQLNRHPDGLEKCVGCELCAWACPADAIYVEGADNTDEERYSPGERYGRVYQINYARCILCGLCIEACPTRALTMTNEFELADSTRADLIYTKEQLLAGLEEGMVDTPHAIYPGTDEQDYYRGLVTEAAPGTERQVAHSKGEVVQEADSTFGGTEPASEKVIGR
- a CDS encoding NADH-quinone oxidoreductase subunit J, with amino-acid sequence MTAQLAAYSTSGGEAVQFWILGTVAVIGALCTILMKRAVHSALCLAGTMIILAVFYLANGAYFLGVVQIIVYTGAIMMLFLFVVMLVGVTAADSLKETIKGQRWLALLCGLGFGVLLIAGIGNASLSEFNGIGQANAGGNVEGIAALLFTRYVFAFEITGALLITAAVGAMVLTHRERTDRARTQRELSEQRVREGKQLPPLPAPGVYARHNAVDIAGLLPDGTPSDLTVSKTLRERGQVRDVSQEALNDLRALEQRAEERLERKAIEPTTFKRPEEASK